Proteins from one Choloepus didactylus isolate mChoDid1 chromosome 4, mChoDid1.pri, whole genome shotgun sequence genomic window:
- the ATXN3 gene encoding ataxin-3 isoform X3, giving the protein MDDSGFFSIQVISNALKVWGLELILFNSPEYQRLMIDPINERSFICNYKEHWFTVRKLGKQWFNLNSLLTGPELISDTYLALFLAQLQQEGYSIFVVKGDLPDCEADQLLQMIRVQQMQRPKLIGEELVQLKDQRVQKTDLERVLEANDGSGILDEDEEDLQRALALSRQEIDMEDEEADIRRAIQLSMQGSSRNISQDTPQTSGTNLTSEELRKRREAYFEKQQKQQQQQQQQVNLPGQVSHPCERPTTSSGVLGSDPASPIQKLQQSSPFSLAEGPEKGQPSKTENFWTINALLQPEPQKKWSYPHLCQQRPSEEPRLVLLPGSNEVPLPSHPLGVVSEKAKSGVGQSSSNDSRFFNRNNEG; this is encoded by the exons GTTATAAGCAATGCCTTGAAAGTTTGGGGTTTAGAACTAATCCTGTTCAACAGCCCAGAGTATCAGAGGCTCATGATCGATCCTAT aaatGAAAGATCATTTATATGCAATTATAAAGAACACTGGTTTACagttagaaaattaggaaaacag tggtttAACTTGAATTCTCTATTGACGGGTCCAGAATTAATATCAGATACATACCTTGCACTTTTCTTGGCGCAATTACAACAGGAAG gtTACTCTATATTTGTTGTTAAGGGTGATCTACCAGATTGTGAAGCTGACCAACTCCTGCAGATGATCAGGGTCCAACAGATGCAGCGACCAAAACTTATTGGAGAAGAATTAGTTCAGCTAAAAGATCAGAG AGTCCAGAAAACAGACCTGGAACGAGTCTTAGAAGCAAATGATGGATCGGGAATCTTAGATGAAGATGAGGAGGATTTGCAGAGGGCTTTGGCACTAAGTCGCCAAGAAATTGACATGGAAGATGAAGAAGCAGATATCCGCAGGGCTATTCAGCTCAGTATGCAAG gtaGTTCTAGAAACATATCACAAGATACTCCACAGACATCAGGTACAAATCTTACTTCAGAAGAGCTACGAAAGAGAAGAGAAGCCTACTTTGAAAA gcagcagaagcagcagcaacagcagcagcagcaggtgaATCTGCCAGGACAGGTTTCACATCCATGTGAAAGGCCAACCACAAGTTCAGGAGTACTTGGGAGTGATCCAG CCTCACCTATTCAGAAGCTTCAACAATCCAGCCCATTCTCTCTAGCTGAAGGACCAGAAAAGGGTCagcctagcaagacagaaaacttttggACAATAAATGCTTTACTCCAGCCAGAACCACAGAAAAAATGGTCATACCCTCACCTCTGTCAGCAAAGGCCAAGTGAAGAGCCTAGACTTGTACTTTTACCTGGCAGTAACGAGGTGCCCCTCCCCTCTCACCCACTTGGAGTGGTGTCAGAGAAGGCTAAGTCAGGGGTGGGGCAAAGCAGTTCAAATGACAGCAGATTTTTTAACAGAAACAATGAAGGTTAG